CTACCTCGAGTCGTCCGAGGAGGCTTTCGCACTTTACAAGCGGCTGGGTTTCGAGGTGCTCAAGGAAAAGATTGTGCACCGCGCAGGGCTGGTTGGCGCCGAAaaggatgtcgaggtccCTCTGATGGTGAAGATGCCATCCGCCGCCAAGGGCCTGAGTTTTGAGGAGTGGCGTGCTCGAGGATACCCGCCTTTCGAGTGAACGCGTGGCCGGGCCGGCTGCGAAGCCGGCAGTGTGAACGAATTCCTGTTACCACAAGGTAGAGAGAGGGTAGAGAGGCATTTAGATTTCAGGCGCCATGATTCTGGAAGCGCCAAGGTGAGGCGAAGCTGCAAGGCAGTCTGAAGAAAGCAAAGTCATCTGTGCCTGGACACCTGCATGGCTTCCCTCTTGGCCTTGAATGTACACTATTTGACAGCAACGCAGCCATTCCCTTGCTTCTTGCTTGCATGAAGATCAGGGTGTCCTGGAGGCTGGCCGAGAGACGAGAGAGGAATGAGCTAAAAGGGAAAGAGGGGGGGCTCGTGGGGCCGTGGAGAGAAATGGGGggtgggcgtgggcgtgtgTGCAGCTAGCGGATGGCATGATGGGCGTGAGGAAGATGGGGGCGAAGTACCGGTACGGGAGGCATGTTGATCCTTTGCAAAATACCTAGGTACAGTAGCGTATGTATCTAGGTATTCGGTCGATGAGGATGGGCAATGCAACCTGACGTCTTTGGTAGAAACGAGTTGGTGACGATCCACGGGGGGGAGCGGAATTAAGAGAAAGGTCGGCGGGGAGAAGCGACTTCGGAGGGTGTGAAGCAAGGCGATGAACCATGGCAGCGAGCGGTGCGCTGGAGACAATGCGGAAGGAGGTCGGAAGGAGGGGAGAAATTTTTGCATGCTGAAGAAGCAAAAATGCTTCTCTCCGTAATCTTATCTGATCCAGAGATTTGATTGATTAGATCAATGGCCCTAACCTATCCGACGACGCAGCGGGGGTATAAGTGGGTCGTTTGATCTATGTCTATGGGGCCGTTCCATTTTCTCAGTGGCTACTGGGTGGGGCGACAGGGGCGGGAGAGGAGCTGCAAACGCCATTGACCAGTTTGGGGACCGACCTTCCCTCGAGTCTTTGTCCACTTCCAATGCAATCACACATGTCAAGAGAAGAGAACCCTCAACTCCGACATGCCTTGATGATACCCACCCACCCAAACGTTCGatccatcgccatcgccatcgccgttcTACCTCCCACATCCCACACTATACACTAGTCCATGGTCAGCGCTACACGACGTAGTGTTTGCTCTCCCTGACACAAATGACCACGAGATTTAAGGCTATGGCCCATCTATCTAACATACTCACCTAGTCGCTCTGGCTGGTGTATGCAAATCTCCTGCCATGACGAGGGTGGCTCTGCAATTGTTCGCAAAAGCCCCCCTCTCTACGGATACATGGCCCACGGCTCGCTCGACTTGGCATGAAGCAACTGCCAGTTCGGTCTAGCCCGCCGCTGACTGCATGCCTTGACTAAGGTCCCCAAAAGAAACCCTGCTAAGGCTCTGCGCCGTACATGTGCACCGAGTCCGCAACTTCCCGCGGTGTGGCGCCCGACTTGGGAGCCAGCAGCGCCAGATTCTACCATGCTTGCATGCTTGCCCAGCCAGGCCAGCccggccgggggggttgagGAGAACTCGCTTGCCTCTCGCTGGATCCAGATGATCCCCGAGAGACGTTCCTCGGTGACGCAGATGCAGGGCCCGGGACATGGGGAGTGGGGGGGATTCTACCGTATGGAACCAGGCCAGCTATTTCTGCCATGCGGCCCGAGAGGATGGGCAGTGTTGTACGAAGATCGTGTAGACATTATTCTACTTGCCATAGACAAccacaacgacgacaacaaccgACAGACTGCGTTTTTGGCATCCCTCTCAAGCCCGTGCTCCCTGTCAGTCCTGTCAGTATCCAAACTCGTCCGTCGACACAATGGCGGTAGAACCATCATCGATCCCGGCTTCTGAGCCCTTCGCCCCGGCGCAGAGACTGTCCATCCTCCACGGCCCCCGCGACCCCCCTCTGGTTGATCTCAGCCTGGGAGAGCTTCTGGAGCTCCAGACCTACCAGCACGGCACAAAGGAATGCCTGGTCATTCCATGGACCGGTGCACGATGGACGTACAACGAGCTTAACCAGCAGAGCTTGCTGCTCGCCCAAGCACTGTTGAAGATGGGCATCAAGTCTGGCGACAGAGTGGGCGTCATGGCCGGCAACTGCGAGCAATACgcggccatcttcttcgccgtgGCGAGAATCGgcgccatcctcgtcatcttgAACAACACGTACACGCCCAGCGAGGCCATGTACGCTGTTGATTTCTCAGGTGGGCTTTTGTTGCAGCTGTAGGCAGAACCCGAGCTAATGTGGTTTGTGTTGATAGAATGCAAGGTCCTGTTCACGACCAAGCAGATCGGCAGACTCGACAACACAAGATTCCTGACCCAATTGGCAAATAAGGTCAACCGGCCCAAGGTTATCATGATTCGGGGTGACACGAGCGGGTACGAGACATACGACGAACTCATCAAGTCAAGCTCAAGGCAGAGCCCGAGAGAGCTTCACCTCGCCATGAGCAAGGTGGTTCCGCACCAAGTCTGCAACCTCCAGTTCACCAGCGGCACTACTGGTCGTCCCAAGGCTGCCATGCTCACTCACCAGTAAGTTTGCCCAAATCGCTTGCTGGATCGTATGTCCCTGACACTGGCTCTAGCAACGTCGTCAACAACGCCCGCTTCATTGGTGACCGCATGCGCCTGAGCCCCGAGGACGTGCTCTgctgcccccctcccctgttCCACTgcttcggcctcgtcctcggtctCCTGTCTGTCATCACACACGGTGCCAAGATTGTCTACCCGGCCGAGGTTTTCGACACAAAGGCGACGCTGAAGGCCATTCTCGAGGAGGATTGCACAGCGCTTCACGGCGTGCCCGCCATGTTCGACTCCCTGTTCCAGGCGGCGCCCGACGACTTCAGATCTTCAAAGATCCGCACCGGTATCGTTGCCGGCGCCCCCGTACCCCGGTACTTGATGGAGTTGATGGTCAACCGTCTCGGCATGCGGGAGTTTACCAGCAGCTACGGACTCACCGAGGCCTCGCCCACGTGCTTCAACGCCTTCACGGATGACGCTCTGGGCAAGAGACTGACGACTGTGGGCACGCTCATGCCCCACGCGTCGGCCAAGATTGTCGATAGAGACGGCAACATCGTGCCCATGGGCCAGCGCGGCGAGCTGTGCATGGCCGGCTACCAGCTGCAAGCCGGTTACTGGAACAACTCGGAGAAGACCAACGAGGTCATGGTCCGTGATGCCGCCGGTGTCTTGTGGCTCCACACTGGTgacgaggccgtcttcgacgacgacggctaCTGCTCAATCACAGGACGTTTCAAGGACATAATCATCCGAGGTAAGCCATAGAGCAGAGTCCCTCACCGATTTCCCTTCGCCCACTGACAtatcctccccccccacaGGCGGTGAGAACATCTACCCCCTGGAGATCGAGGAGCGCTTGATGGCCCACCCGTCCATCTCGC
This genomic interval from Colletotrichum higginsianum IMI 349063 chromosome 9, whole genome shotgun sequence contains the following:
- a CDS encoding AMP-binding enzyme, translating into MAVEPSSIPASEPFAPAQRLSILHGPRDPPLVDLSLGELLELQTYQHGTKECLVIPWTGARWTYNELNQQSLLLAQALLKMGIKSGDRVGVMAGNCEQYAAIFFAVARIGAILVILNNTYTPSEAMYAVDFSECKVLFTTKQIGRLDNTRFLTQLANKVNRPKVIMIRGDTSGYETYDELIKSSSRQSPRELHLAMSKVVPHQVCNLQFTSGTTGRPKAAMLTHHNVVNNARFIGDRMRLSPEDVLCCPPPLFHCFGLVLGLLSVITHGAKIVYPAEVFDTKATLKAILEEDCTALHGVPAMFDSLFQAAPDDFRSSKIRTGIVAGAPVPRYLMELMVNRLGMREFTSSYGLTEASPTCFNAFTDDALGKRLTTVGTLMPHASAKIVDRDGNIVPMGQRGELCMAGYQLQAGYWNNSEKTNEVMVRDAAGVLWLHTGDEAVFDDDGYCSITGRFKDIIIRGGENIYPLEIEERLMAHPSISQAIVVGLKDEHYGEVVGAFVQRAENSEKPTFQELKDWVRERLGGHKSPAHIFWLGEDGVPANVPLTGSGKVRKFEMAKVGDELLKKSRTVSAKL